Below is a window of Shewanella khirikhana DNA.
TGACCCCAATTATCAGCTGCCGGAAGGCTTTGACAGTATCCTCAGCTTTATCGCTGACGACGCCGCAGTAGAGACCTTTGTCGCCAGTACGCCACCTGAGACGCTGGAGCAGGCGCTTGCGGACATTCTGGCCGACAGCAATCTGGTGGCCGGGTTCAGTGCCGCCGATGTGCCCAGCCTCTATTACGCCATCAGCACCACCAGCCCAGGCTTTATGGCGCGAAGTGGTGCGGCGCTGGAATTTGATAATGTCACTATGACGGGCACAGATCTCAGGTTTCAGCAGTGGAACGGGCAGGCCATCAACGAAAGCTTTAACTGGCAGATAGCGAATGGCCGCATCGAGGCGAGCTACCCCAATGCGACCGTGACCGAGGAGCTGACCGACAGTATCGAATATGTGACCGACGACCCGGCAGAAATCGCCGCATACTATGCCGGGGGCGGCGTGACAGATCTGTTTGTGACCCGTCGCAGCCTGGTCCAGCGGGCCTACACCCGGGTGGTGGATGGCAGCCTGGTGGATCTGGTGTCGGTGGAGTCCCGCAGTGAAATTAACACCCCACCGATTTTGCTTAACGATGGCAGCACCCTCACCATAGCTCAGCCGAAACTACTGCTGGAAACTGCGACCCAAAACTTCCGGGCCAACTACGATATCGACAATATTCCCTTCGTTACCGGCTGCAGCTCGGGTGATACCTGCCTGGCTGGGCTTTGGGGCGGGCAATACCATTATTCTGAAGGGTTAAGGGTCTACGACGACTATCTGTTCCCCCATACTGCCTACGCCGATGCACTGCAGTTTGCTGCCAACGGCACAGTAATGGGCAAGCACTCCAACGTGAGCGCCAATTGGCAGGTGGATGGGGCAGGAAGGCTGGTTATCACTTACGCCGATGGCATGACCCAGACCAGCCAAATTCTCGATAAGCTCGGCATTGAGTTGGGGGTGTTTTCGGTATTCGAGCACGGCGGTCAGCGTTTTGCCGTGTATGACATTTGGGTGAAGGGCGATGCCAGCATGCAACTGGGGGCGGCCGAGTTGCAGCCCAGTTCCGCCAGCCGTTTCTGGGTGGGGGAAATCAACAGCTGGCTGCCGGGCTCGGTGGATGCCATGGGGCTGCTCAGTTACGAGCGCCTGTGGGGCTGGCAGTTCAATGGCGCTGAAGTGCAAAACACCTTTGCCAGCGGCGATTGGAGCGCGCCGGATGAAAATGGCCTCAGCAGTATTCCCTTCGTTCAGGCCGCACCTGTGCCCTATCAGGTCGAAACTGACTATGTGCGAATCGATCGCTTACCCTTCGCGCAGCGCTACTGGTACCCGATTAACAGCCAGATGATTGATGGTGAGCGGGTGTTTTATGTGGTGGAGCGTGAGGAGCGGGATGGCGAGGTCTATGGTCGTGCCCCCGGCTTTCGCACCTTTATTCCCGCCCGTATCAACATAGAGCGTGAGCGGGATATGGCGGATTACACCAACGTGGCCCGTTGACCCGTTGACCCGTTGACCCGTTGATTCTTAAGCCAATAAAAAACCTCGCTGCGGCGAGGTTTTTTATTGATGGCAGGAGTCTGGCGGTTAGCTTTTGGGGCTCAGCGTCCCGGTCTTGTCGGCGCCGGGCTCTGCTTCAGGTGCTTTATCCTGTGCGGCTTCGGCCGAGGGCGCTTGTTCGGTGACAAAGTCCTGCGCTTCGATAAAGCCGTTGCTGTTGTCGCTGCTGTTATCGCGAAC
It encodes the following:
- a CDS encoding carboxypeptidase-like regulatory domain-containing protein gives rise to the protein MQVKSLSTAWGLGALALCSGLTFSGAALAEQIKIQNVHFDADTNQLLVKAKIDGHHHRQDSAGDAYIEIVDAANPGFVLSAFQTPKQIHSKIDAASLAFLPCQVGIVVNGDMANMAVADVKNVPASCGGFAATITGLVTDEPIPYATVSVTLNGNTFTTVADENGAYSLDVLTTNIEQLLLIESSATNAETGDSIDFVNLVGSFSRVLSEDDPINVTNLTTAKYSLVLEANGGEQPATLAELEQAETAVDATELFQLAAIIKLIVDDPNYQLPEGFDSILSFIADDAAVETFVASTPPETLEQALADILADSNLVAGFSAADVPSLYYAISTTSPGFMARSGAALEFDNVTMTGTDLRFQQWNGQAINESFNWQIANGRIEASYPNATVTEELTDSIEYVTDDPAEIAAYYAGGGVTDLFVTRRSLVQRAYTRVVDGSLVDLVSVESRSEINTPPILLNDGSTLTIAQPKLLLETATQNFRANYDIDNIPFVTGCSSGDTCLAGLWGGQYHYSEGLRVYDDYLFPHTAYADALQFAANGTVMGKHSNVSANWQVDGAGRLVITYADGMTQTSQILDKLGIELGVFSVFEHGGQRFAVYDIWVKGDASMQLGAAELQPSSASRFWVGEINSWLPGSVDAMGLLSYERLWGWQFNGAEVQNTFASGDWSAPDENGLSSIPFVQAAPVPYQVETDYVRIDRLPFAQRYWYPINSQMIDGERVFYVVEREERDGEVYGRAPGFRTFIPARINIERERDMADYTNVAR